A genomic stretch from Sphingobacterium sp. ML3W includes:
- a CDS encoding beta-lactamase family protein codes for MKIIKSLPIALIFGLTVSTACAQTESQLQKEISGVESGLIPPVRFEGEQSWDIASRMKFYNIPGVSIAVIRDSKVIWSKTYGVVDLESKAAVTAKTLFQVASMSKPVSAYAALKEVELGKLAIDKDVNSFLTSWKVPDNEWTKTKKITLKNIVSHTAGFTVSGFPGYKVTDPIPGAVAVLNGGKPANTPAVFVDKLPGANFRYSGGGYTVMQQMLMDIEGKDYTSIMNEKVLLPLGMKNSTFAQPLPTGQAAFAATAYSANGKPVEGRYHVYPEQAAAGLWSTAEDYAKFVIDIQHTLAGKSNTVISKKTAEEFTSPFIESFIGLGLFIENYAGAVYFCHGGWNEGFSSYFIGSKTSGDGVVVLTNTNKPLFINELVRAVALTYKWPNYIAPANKILPVTSQELSSYIGRYRADKYGLIKVYKENNKLMAIQNLDTPVELIKVGVDTFAMHDWDFKMAFVKDKATGKEELVQVLRDKTIHARNPKLNEGDVIPLELILGGHFEQGVKAYQRAKEEDSEHRLLSEDFLNGTGYELLSQKKLTQAIDIFRVNTILYPKSENVYDSLAEAYLKAGQKDKAKQNYKKLMEINPKNEKVSKILETL; via the coding sequence ATGAAGATCATAAAATCTTTACCTATTGCCCTAATTTTCGGCCTAACGGTCTCAACAGCTTGTGCGCAAACCGAAAGTCAGCTCCAAAAAGAAATTTCCGGTGTTGAATCAGGGTTGATACCACCTGTCCGTTTTGAGGGGGAGCAGTCTTGGGATATTGCCTCACGTATGAAGTTTTATAATATTCCCGGTGTGAGTATTGCTGTTATCAGAGATTCAAAAGTTATCTGGAGTAAAACCTACGGTGTTGTAGATCTCGAATCCAAGGCTGCAGTGACCGCCAAGACATTGTTTCAGGTTGCTTCTATGAGCAAACCGGTCAGTGCTTACGCTGCGCTAAAGGAGGTAGAGCTTGGCAAATTAGCTATAGATAAGGATGTGAATTCATTTCTAACTTCGTGGAAAGTTCCAGATAATGAATGGACCAAAACGAAAAAAATCACACTTAAAAATATCGTTAGCCATACTGCTGGTTTTACAGTAAGTGGATTTCCAGGATATAAAGTAACAGATCCGATTCCCGGGGCAGTAGCCGTATTGAATGGAGGGAAACCCGCCAACACTCCTGCGGTCTTTGTAGATAAGCTTCCAGGGGCAAATTTTCGCTATTCAGGAGGAGGATATACTGTGATGCAACAGATGCTTATGGATATCGAAGGGAAAGATTACACGAGCATTATGAATGAGAAAGTACTGCTACCATTGGGGATGAAGAATAGCACATTCGCACAACCACTTCCAACTGGACAAGCAGCGTTTGCAGCCACAGCCTACTCTGCAAATGGAAAGCCTGTTGAAGGGAGATACCATGTTTATCCAGAGCAGGCTGCAGCAGGATTGTGGTCTACAGCCGAGGATTATGCAAAGTTTGTTATCGATATTCAACATACATTGGCTGGCAAAAGCAATACAGTTATTTCCAAAAAGACAGCAGAAGAATTTACCAGCCCTTTCATTGAATCCTTTATCGGTCTAGGGCTATTTATTGAAAACTATGCTGGAGCGGTGTACTTTTGTCATGGTGGTTGGAATGAAGGTTTTAGTTCCTATTTTATTGGAAGCAAGACTAGTGGAGACGGGGTTGTCGTATTGACAAATACCAACAAACCTCTATTTATTAACGAACTCGTTCGCGCTGTCGCTTTAACCTATAAGTGGCCCAACTACATTGCTCCAGCTAATAAAATTTTACCAGTAACCTCACAAGAGCTCAGTTCCTATATCGGACGTTATCGTGCTGATAAATATGGATTAATCAAAGTCTATAAAGAAAATAATAAACTGATGGCTATACAAAATCTGGACACGCCTGTCGAACTGATTAAAGTGGGGGTAGACACATTCGCGATGCATGACTGGGATTTTAAAATGGCTTTTGTAAAAGATAAAGCTACAGGTAAGGAGGAGCTTGTTCAGGTTTTGCGTGATAAAACAATCCATGCCAGAAATCCAAAGCTTAACGAAGGCGATGTCATTCCGTTGGAGCTGATTTTAGGAGGTCATTTTGAACAGGGCGTAAAAGCCTATCAACGTGCAAAAGAAGAGGATAGCGAACATAGGCTGCTTTCAGAAGATTTTCTGAATGGCACAGGTTATGAGCTCCTTTCTCAAAAGAAATTGACCCAAGCGATCGATATTTTCAGAGTCAATACGATTTTATACCCCAAGAGCGAAAATGTATATGATAGCCTGGCCGAAGCTTATCTGAAAGCGGGCCAAAAAGACAAAGCAAAGCAGAACTACAAAAAGTTGATGGAAATCAATCCTAAAAACGAAAAAGTAAGTAAGATATTAGAAACCCTATAA
- a CDS encoding TonB-dependent receptor: MGIRSIPIAVAMLSLTGVANAQTASIFGKITTIDGNSAESVNLTIKGINRQTRTDRSGNYKFDRLKPGSYQIVASFTGLNSIEKEVTVENNKPVILDFALNENYAQLQEVLVSAFKVNRTISAVAKMPLSNIENPQVYSTVSHELLKQQAITNFDDALIRNVSGLSRTWESTGRAGDGGAYFSLRGFEAQSNLVNGLPGLSSGILDPAGIEEIQVLKGPSGTLFGASFYGYGGVINTIMKRPYFENGGEVSYNYGSNKLHRATVDLNGILNKGKTLALRINSAYHHEYSFQDAGFKKSFYFAPSLTYKVNDRFTVNLMTELLDMKRAVAPVFFHSDRVAPLTFKTIDELNLDPKLSFTSNELTIKNPRTNIQGEVLYKINEKWNSQTVVSFGKVKSNGIYTYIWGNQGNFFDQYFHNENQKTRTYDLQQNFNGDFKLAGLRNRLLVGVDYFSRNVKENGSGWGLGRRVSPQGEIKGPLDENSTVLDPVPLTKDAIDKLLAGTQAGGSSHIKNSSFSVYGSDLVDLTDKLSVMVSLRADYFDSKGDVSNKDDNYSQWALSPKFGIVYEIVKDRVSIFANYMNAFYNVAPSITYDDNNVKTGVQSFKPERANQWEFGAKANLIKDRLWTTLALYDITVANRVYSTPTGSIQGGKVESKGFDFDIEALPYQGVSVKAGFSYNDIQIIAGNGNDFYNEKGRAPGGQGPGTLANLWGSYQIQHGKLRNLGFGIGGNYGGKYKVVDNSVTGVFELPSYALLNGSIFYSFHKFRVNFNMNNINNKQYYIGYWSVNPQQKRNFVATVSYKL; encoded by the coding sequence ATGGGAATCAGATCTATACCTATTGCAGTAGCGATGCTTTCGCTCACAGGAGTCGCCAATGCGCAGACAGCGAGTATCTTTGGTAAAATAACTACAATTGATGGTAATTCGGCAGAGTCCGTCAATTTGACCATTAAAGGAATTAATCGGCAGACGCGGACAGATAGAAGTGGGAACTACAAATTTGACCGATTGAAACCTGGAAGTTACCAGATTGTCGCCAGTTTCACAGGGCTAAATTCGATTGAAAAGGAAGTAACTGTTGAAAATAATAAACCTGTCATCTTGGATTTCGCTTTAAACGAGAACTACGCTCAACTGCAGGAGGTACTGGTATCTGCTTTCAAAGTCAACCGAACGATCAGCGCTGTAGCCAAGATGCCCTTGAGCAATATAGAGAATCCGCAGGTGTATAGTACCGTTTCGCATGAGTTATTAAAACAACAGGCAATCACAAATTTTGATGATGCCCTGATCCGAAATGTCTCGGGGCTCAGCCGCACATGGGAATCCACAGGTCGAGCAGGAGATGGAGGTGCATATTTTTCCTTGCGGGGTTTTGAAGCACAAAGTAATCTTGTTAACGGGCTTCCCGGCTTATCAAGCGGTATCCTAGATCCGGCCGGAATAGAGGAGATTCAAGTCTTGAAAGGACCCTCCGGTACATTATTCGGCGCCAGTTTTTATGGGTATGGTGGTGTAATCAATACGATTATGAAAAGACCGTATTTTGAAAATGGAGGTGAAGTTTCCTACAACTATGGTAGCAATAAGTTGCATCGGGCGACAGTTGATCTCAATGGCATACTGAATAAAGGTAAAACCCTGGCACTCAGGATCAATTCAGCCTATCATCATGAATACAGTTTTCAGGATGCGGGATTTAAAAAATCCTTTTATTTTGCACCATCGTTGACCTATAAAGTAAATGACAGGTTTACAGTTAATCTGATGACCGAATTGCTTGACATGAAAAGGGCTGTTGCTCCGGTTTTTTTCCATTCGGATAGGGTAGCACCGCTTACATTTAAAACTATAGACGAACTAAACCTTGATCCCAAGCTTTCCTTTACAAGCAATGAACTGACCATCAAAAATCCGCGGACGAATATACAGGGCGAAGTACTCTATAAAATCAATGAAAAATGGAATTCGCAGACCGTGGTTTCATTTGGAAAGGTGAAGTCGAATGGAATATACACTTATATATGGGGTAACCAGGGCAATTTTTTTGACCAATATTTTCACAATGAAAATCAAAAGACCAGAACCTATGATCTGCAGCAAAATTTCAACGGTGATTTTAAATTGGCTGGCTTAAGAAACAGGCTTTTGGTTGGTGTTGACTATTTTTCAAGGAATGTAAAGGAAAATGGATCCGGCTGGGGACTAGGGCGTAGGGTAAGCCCACAGGGTGAAATAAAAGGACCATTGGATGAAAACTCAACAGTATTAGATCCCGTTCCACTGACCAAGGATGCCATTGACAAGTTGCTTGCAGGGACACAAGCCGGAGGTTCTTCCCATATCAAAAATAGCTCATTTAGTGTATATGGTTCCGATCTAGTGGATCTTACAGATAAACTCTCCGTTATGGTGAGCCTGCGGGCAGATTATTTTGACTCAAAAGGCGATGTTTCCAATAAAGATGATAATTATAGCCAATGGGCACTTTCTCCAAAATTTGGAATTGTCTACGAGATCGTAAAAGATAGAGTCTCGATATTTGCTAATTATATGAATGCTTTCTATAATGTCGCACCGAGCATAACCTATGACGACAATAATGTAAAAACAGGTGTACAGTCATTTAAGCCCGAGCGGGCTAACCAATGGGAATTTGGCGCCAAAGCAAATTTGATCAAAGATAGACTATGGACCACATTAGCATTATACGACATTACAGTTGCAAATAGAGTATACAGTACACCAACCGGATCTATACAAGGGGGGAAGGTAGAAAGCAAGGGTTTTGATTTTGATATTGAAGCATTGCCTTACCAGGGAGTTTCGGTAAAAGCTGGCTTTAGCTATAATGATATCCAGATAATTGCCGGGAATGGAAATGACTTCTATAATGAAAAAGGACGAGCTCCCGGAGGACAAGGCCCGGGTACTTTGGCAAATCTTTGGGGAAGTTATCAGATTCAGCATGGGAAGTTGCGAAATCTCGGTTTTGGAATCGGAGGTAACTATGGTGGAAAATATAAGGTAGTAGACAATAGTGTGACGGGTGTATTTGAACTTCCGAGTTATGCGCTTTTAAACGGAAGTATCTTTTATTCTTTTCATAAATTCCGCGTAAACTTTAATATGAACAATATCAACAATAAACAATACTATATTGGTTATTGGTCTGTTAATCCACAACAAAAAAGAAATTTTGTGGCAACAGTTTCCTACAAACTGTAA
- a CDS encoding DUF3575 domain-containing protein → MNLHYLTTLVIGLLAITGLKAQKSSNLIKLNLLPLSVGNLAFEYEKTIQEHISLNGTLSLRSKSGLPFRSIWESGVDDTYNILGEAKLAAFSFTPELRFYLRNKEAFKGFYIAPFIKYSNYHLSTILSVDQSDYQKEVPISGSLNALTVGVAIGSQWRLGDAIYLDWRIIGPNYGFNKGTFEGKMQLSAEEQREVRKQLDNFDIDVLDLKKEVSAEGVTITTKGPFAGLRTALSLGYRF, encoded by the coding sequence ATGAATCTGCACTACTTGACGACATTGGTTATTGGATTATTAGCAATTACCGGACTAAAGGCACAGAAATCATCCAATTTAATTAAATTGAATCTACTGCCTCTCTCAGTTGGTAACCTTGCATTTGAATATGAAAAAACCATTCAGGAGCATATATCACTGAACGGAACGCTTAGCTTACGTTCCAAATCTGGCCTTCCATTCCGGTCGATATGGGAATCCGGTGTCGATGATACTTATAATATTCTTGGCGAGGCAAAACTTGCGGCTTTTTCGTTTACACCAGAGTTGCGATTTTACCTCCGAAATAAAGAAGCGTTTAAAGGATTTTATATCGCACCCTTTATCAAGTATTCCAACTACCACCTCTCCACCATACTTTCGGTCGATCAGTCAGACTATCAAAAAGAGGTTCCTATTTCAGGCTCTTTGAATGCTCTTACTGTCGGAGTGGCGATCGGTAGCCAATGGCGCCTCGGTGATGCGATCTATTTAGACTGGCGGATTATCGGTCCAAATTATGGATTCAACAAAGGTACATTTGAGGGGAAAATGCAGCTTAGCGCAGAGGAACAACGGGAGGTTCGAAAACAATTGGACAATTTTGACATCGATGTACTAGATCTGAAAAAAGAAGTCAGCGCCGAAGGTGTCACCATAACAACCAAAGGACCCTTTGCGGGGCTCCGCACCGCATTGTCACTGGGATACAGGTTTTAA
- a CDS encoding M60 family metallopeptidase encodes MRKNIFYVIAFCFIAAFSSCKRDGGLIPVPADPQTLELAVADSVQIFKITPSASTEVDRLQFRANHNDMQATGFYVAPNSTITLNVKINAGTTVARLAIGTPFRDNIRPVRQYFNLQAGTQTFTADQYGGLVYVIYTTNNYSTPGEIELTFGDGFIPVPYFQKGKTTHAQWLLTLDSLKNIAPDVMFSSDRTIMVANMDEALLYRNEDQQLIVDRLDSIIGFSNYISGLSGASGVHAIPYNKHLITVRDSSAGGYMAAGISIYFTESLSYRMLQPKYLSNTNGWGIWHEVGHTYQQKAWTWGNLTETTVNVYSLASERGFGIPVSRIIANNSWPKLDTYFQKNIADRDFNAGDNDLKMIMFHQLWLAFGDNLYINLSRSTRENRPTISTDAEKMRYFMLSACQITQKDLSDFFRKWGFKVDESVYTEIANLSLTAPAQDITLLRD; translated from the coding sequence ATGAGAAAGAACATCTTTTATGTTATTGCATTCTGCTTTATTGCTGCATTTTCATCCTGCAAAAGGGACGGTGGTTTGATTCCTGTTCCTGCTGATCCACAAACCCTGGAACTGGCTGTTGCAGACAGCGTGCAGATTTTCAAAATTACACCATCGGCTTCTACAGAGGTGGATCGACTACAATTCAGAGCAAATCACAACGATATGCAGGCTACAGGATTTTATGTCGCTCCCAATAGCACAATTACGCTGAACGTAAAAATCAATGCCGGTACCACTGTTGCCCGTCTGGCAATTGGTACGCCTTTTCGAGATAATATTCGACCAGTTAGACAGTATTTTAATCTTCAGGCGGGAACGCAGACCTTCACAGCCGATCAGTATGGAGGTTTAGTGTATGTGATTTATACCACCAACAATTACAGTACCCCCGGAGAAATTGAATTGACCTTTGGAGATGGCTTCATTCCTGTTCCGTATTTCCAAAAAGGGAAAACAACGCATGCACAATGGTTGTTGACTTTGGACTCGCTTAAAAATATAGCGCCGGATGTCATGTTCTCTTCTGACCGTACGATTATGGTCGCCAATATGGATGAGGCTCTTCTATATCGGAACGAAGATCAGCAGTTAATTGTCGATCGACTGGACTCTATCATCGGCTTTTCAAATTATATTAGTGGCTTGAGTGGGGCAAGCGGCGTACATGCAATCCCTTATAACAAACATCTAATTACTGTTAGAGATTCTTCTGCTGGGGGGTATATGGCCGCTGGTATTTCTATTTATTTTACAGAATCATTATCGTATAGAATGCTGCAACCTAAATACCTCTCCAATACAAACGGCTGGGGAATCTGGCATGAAGTGGGGCATACTTATCAGCAAAAGGCTTGGACTTGGGGCAATCTTACCGAAACAACAGTGAATGTCTACTCATTGGCCAGCGAAAGAGGATTTGGTATTCCTGTGAGCCGTATTATCGCAAATAATTCCTGGCCAAAATTAGATACGTACTTTCAAAAGAATATAGCAGACCGTGATTTTAATGCGGGTGATAATGACCTAAAAATGATTATGTTCCATCAATTATGGTTGGCATTTGGCGATAACCTCTATATTAATTTGAGTAGATCTACACGTGAAAATCGACCAACCATTTCTACTGATGCCGAAAAGATGCGTTACTTTATGCTTTCAGCCTGTCAGATTACACAAAAGGATCTCTCAGATTTCTTTAGAAAATGGGGCTTCAAAGTTGATGAATCTGTTTATACAGAAATTGCTAACCTTAGTTTAACTGCACCGGCTCAGGATATTACCTTATTGAGGGATTAG
- a CDS encoding DUF4230 domain-containing protein → MGKFLKFLIVVAILAVGAWFVYQKYNSGPRVESKHQLLVDRIEAMGKLELVKYRYSDVVEHKNINTFLPTASVLLIVKADAVGCVNLTKLTPEDIKVVGDSVSIKLPAPEICYIKIDHEASKVYDTKMAFLREAELVDEAYKTAEKAVADDVKKSDILQQTKANATTVFKPLLQGLGFSKINLTFE, encoded by the coding sequence ATGGGAAAATTTTTAAAATTTTTAATCGTTGTAGCCATTTTGGCAGTAGGAGCCTGGTTTGTCTATCAAAAATATAATAGCGGACCACGGGTAGAGAGCAAGCATCAGCTTCTTGTTGATCGCATTGAAGCTATGGGTAAATTGGAATTGGTGAAATATCGCTACAGCGATGTTGTTGAACATAAAAATATCAATACGTTCTTGCCTACGGCAAGCGTATTGCTAATTGTCAAAGCTGATGCTGTTGGTTGTGTGAATTTAACAAAACTGACACCGGAGGATATTAAGGTGGTAGGGGACTCTGTTTCCATTAAATTGCCCGCTCCGGAGATTTGTTATATTAAGATTGACCACGAAGCATCAAAGGTATATGATACCAAAATGGCTTTCCTCCGGGAGGCGGAATTGGTTGATGAAGCTTACAAAACTGCTGAAAAAGCTGTAGCAGATGATGTGAAGAAATCCGATATCCTGCAACAAACCAAAGCAAATGCAACGACTGTGTTCAAACCATTGTTGCAGGGACTGGGCTTTTCGAAGATCAACCTTACTTTTGAGTAG
- a CDS encoding AraC family transcriptional regulator produces the protein MKPIFTKILEGSEIATFATKEVCQPFFSTEFHFHSACQMTYIVQSEGKRIIGDSIDSFSTDELTFVGPDLPHVWHNDNSNQDSTDLSRSMALYVEPKLLLEVLGQFFKTHKIEAFLTASKRGLLFRGETKQQLKHKLEQIVHLDYGFRKTILLFEIIELLITTDEYAYLSSPGYTHNYSSVDNEKIDRIFKFVFNNFTKEIPLDQVATLANMSKHSFCRYFKSRTQKTFVQFVNEVRISESCRLITENKLQITNIAFACGFNSLSNFNKIFKSIKGITPSRYRSHIQH, from the coding sequence ATGAAACCCATCTTCACAAAAATATTGGAGGGATCCGAGATAGCGACATTTGCAACAAAAGAAGTCTGTCAGCCGTTTTTTTCCACCGAATTCCATTTTCACAGTGCCTGCCAGATGACTTATATTGTCCAAAGTGAGGGTAAACGTATTATAGGTGACAGTATCGACAGTTTTTCGACCGATGAATTGACTTTTGTGGGGCCGGACCTACCCCATGTTTGGCACAATGACAACTCGAATCAGGATTCGACAGATCTATCGCGCTCAATGGCACTTTATGTCGAGCCTAAATTACTCTTAGAGGTATTGGGGCAGTTTTTTAAAACACATAAAATAGAGGCTTTTCTGACTGCCTCCAAGCGGGGACTTCTATTTCGGGGAGAAACAAAGCAGCAGCTAAAACACAAATTGGAACAAATAGTTCATCTTGACTATGGTTTTAGAAAAACAATATTGCTGTTTGAAATCATCGAATTGTTGATTACAACCGATGAATATGCGTATCTTTCCAGTCCAGGTTACACGCACAATTACAGTTCGGTAGATAATGAGAAAATCGACCGTATCTTTAAGTTTGTGTTCAACAACTTTACAAAAGAGATTCCGCTGGATCAGGTTGCGACCCTAGCGAATATGTCCAAACATTCGTTCTGTCGTTATTTTAAGTCCCGTACACAAAAGACCTTTGTTCAGTTTGTCAATGAAGTACGCATCAGTGAATCATGCCGACTGATTACTGAAAATAAATTACAGATCACCAACATAGCCTTTGCCTGTGGTTTCAATAGCCTTTCGAATTTTAATAAAATTTTTAAATCCATCAAAGGTATTACCCCAAGTAGGTACAGATCACATATACAGCATTAA
- a CDS encoding L-rhamnose mutarotase, producing the protein MILRKLVPFVPFMLVCAISILMVCCGRGREIESVKRYASITGVKAEKLEYYKKLHADAWPTVLRKIKECHIQNYSIFLKEVDGQHYLFSYFEYTGADFNADMQRMAADPETQRWWKETDPCQLPLPDARAKGAVWSDMEEVFHTN; encoded by the coding sequence ATGATATTAAGAAAATTAGTTCCGTTTGTACCCTTTATGCTCGTTTGTGCAATCTCGATTTTAATGGTTTGCTGTGGACGGGGTAGAGAAATTGAATCTGTCAAACGCTATGCTTCCATTACAGGAGTAAAAGCTGAAAAATTGGAATATTACAAAAAACTACATGCGGATGCGTGGCCGACGGTGCTGCGGAAAATCAAGGAATGCCATATCCAGAACTATTCTATTTTTTTGAAAGAGGTGGATGGGCAACATTATCTATTCAGCTATTTTGAGTATACCGGAGCGGATTTTAATGCCGATATGCAGCGGATGGCTGCTGATCCCGAAACGCAACGTTGGTGGAAGGAAACGGATCCTTGCCAGCTGCCACTCCCGGATGCCCGTGCCAAAGGAGCGGTCTGGTCGGATATGGAAGAGGTATTTCATACCAACTAA
- a CDS encoding alpha-L-fucosidase, translating into MKKQVFFSLTLCLLAAKVIAQTKVVIPTAFDKPNRYQQEQIDRKYGMFIHFGINTFHDQEWTDGSKPTSSYTPTTIDAKQWVSTAKAAGMKYIILVSKHHDGFCLWDSKYTDYDVANSANKTNVVAALAKECRKQGIRLGLYYSLWDRKQNGNVNDRKADRAYNTYMLSQLTELLDMTKKYTDIVELWLDGGWEKENYRWPAQEIYTLVKSKAPQCQVGINWTIGSPENADKHVVQPKDQQNLFPIRYFPSDFRLGDPYLPGTPDPKLFTAQGNIYYMPFETTVVLGERWFYNTTDKKYKTLAELEDIYRTATAQDNILILNVGPNREGRIKETDVALLLQLKEKLKL; encoded by the coding sequence ATGAAAAAGCAGGTGTTTTTTAGTTTAACCTTATGCTTATTGGCAGCTAAGGTAATCGCCCAAACGAAAGTTGTTATACCCACAGCATTCGATAAACCCAATCGATACCAACAGGAGCAGATCGATCGCAAGTATGGAATGTTTATCCATTTTGGTATAAATACCTTTCACGATCAGGAGTGGACGGACGGGTCAAAACCCACCAGTTCTTATACCCCAACAACCATTGACGCAAAACAATGGGTATCTACGGCGAAAGCTGCCGGAATGAAATATATCATATTGGTCAGCAAGCATCACGATGGTTTTTGCTTATGGGATAGTAAATATACTGATTACGATGTGGCAAATTCAGCTAACAAGACGAATGTTGTGGCGGCGCTGGCAAAGGAATGCCGTAAGCAGGGCATCCGTCTGGGACTTTATTATTCCTTGTGGGACAGGAAACAGAATGGCAATGTAAATGACAGAAAAGCGGATAGAGCTTATAATACCTATATGCTCAGTCAATTAACGGAGCTGCTTGATATGACCAAGAAGTATACAGACATCGTTGAACTTTGGTTGGATGGCGGCTGGGAAAAGGAGAATTACAGATGGCCCGCACAGGAAATCTATACGCTGGTCAAAAGTAAGGCTCCTCAGTGTCAGGTGGGTATCAATTGGACCATTGGTAGTCCCGAAAATGCAGATAAACACGTTGTGCAGCCTAAGGATCAACAGAATTTATTCCCGATACGTTATTTCCCAAGTGACTTCCGTTTAGGTGATCCATATTTGCCAGGTACACCCGATCCTAAACTCTTTACAGCACAGGGAAATATCTACTATATGCCTTTCGAGACAACAGTTGTACTCGGCGAGCGCTGGTTTTATAATACAACAGACAAAAAATACAAGACACTTGCAGAACTGGAAGATATCTACCGTACAGCAACAGCACAGGATAATATACTGATCCTGAATGTTGGACCCAATAGGGAAGGACGTATCAAAGAGACAGATGTGGCGTTGCTTCTCCAATTGAAAGAAAAATTAAAATTATAA
- a CDS encoding enolase C-terminal domain-like protein: protein MITTYDIQDRRFPLNTGAGSDAIHKDPVYSYAVTRLLDDKGRVGTGLAFTIGAGNELVCQAAAFYAERIKGIPIEELMANFGAIFNTLSNEQQFRWLGPHKGIVHLALASVTNACFDLWAKTRAVPLWKLLIDLTPEEIVNTLDLSYLEDELTKEEAIALIAENRQSRQERMNIIEKGYTGYDTSVGWFNYSDDQVRENCKRAIANGFTAMKLKVGSADPLRDIRRAHIVREVAGDQATVMLDANQQWTLPQALAICHELKAMNPFWVEEPTHPDDIVAHKILTDAIAPIKVAMGEHVPNRILFKNYLQLGAAGFVQVDAVRVGGVSEFIVVSLLCRKYGIPVVPHVGDMGQLHQHLVLFNHISLGHEALFLEHIPHLKSHFVHPVVIENGVYRTPMEAGSSCDLI from the coding sequence ATGATTACAACGTACGATATCCAGGATCGCCGATTTCCCTTAAATACTGGAGCAGGTAGCGATGCTATACATAAAGATCCTGTATATTCTTATGCCGTTACCCGTTTGTTAGACGATAAAGGACGTGTGGGCACTGGCTTGGCATTCACCATAGGAGCGGGAAATGAACTGGTCTGTCAGGCGGCAGCATTTTATGCGGAGCGGATCAAGGGAATACCCATCGAAGAGCTGATGGCGAACTTTGGCGCAATCTTCAATACACTGAGCAATGAACAGCAGTTTCGTTGGCTAGGACCGCACAAAGGTATTGTACACCTAGCGCTGGCATCGGTGACAAATGCATGTTTTGACTTATGGGCGAAAACGCGAGCTGTTCCGCTCTGGAAATTATTGATCGATCTAACGCCAGAGGAAATTGTCAACACCCTGGATCTTTCCTATCTGGAGGATGAGCTGACAAAGGAAGAAGCCATTGCGCTGATTGCTGAAAATAGACAGAGCCGTCAGGAACGAATGAACATTATTGAAAAGGGATATACGGGTTACGATACCTCTGTTGGCTGGTTTAACTATTCAGACGACCAGGTCAGAGAAAACTGTAAACGGGCTATTGCAAACGGCTTTACGGCCATGAAACTGAAAGTGGGTAGCGCGGATCCGCTCCGTGACATCAGACGGGCCCATATTGTTCGGGAGGTAGCTGGTGATCAAGCGACAGTCATGTTGGATGCTAATCAACAATGGACATTACCGCAGGCGCTGGCGATATGTCATGAACTCAAGGCAATGAATCCGTTTTGGGTGGAAGAGCCGACACATCCAGATGATATCGTTGCGCATAAAATACTGACTGATGCCATTGCACCGATAAAGGTCGCTATGGGGGAACATGTGCCTAACCGGATTTTATTCAAAAACTACCTCCAGTTAGGGGCTGCAGGTTTTGTACAGGTAGATGCGGTCCGTGTTGGCGGTGTGAGCGAATTTATTGTGGTCAGTTTGCTCTGTCGCAAATACGGTATCCCTGTTGTACCACATGTAGGGGATATGGGACAATTGCACCAGCATCTTGTGTTGTTTAATCACATTAGTCTTGGCCATGAAGCCCTGTTTCTTGAACATATTCCACATCTCAAATCTCACTTCGTACATCCTGTAGTCATCGAAAATGGTGTTTATCGGACGCCGATGGAAGCTGGAAGTAGTTGTGACTTAATCTAA